GGTGAGCGCGACGTAGCGGTAGTCGGCACCGAGTTCATCGGCAAGCGCGGGCATGAGCGAGGCACCCCCGGGGAGCATGGACAGGATGCCGGTTTCGGAGGAGACGTCCCGTGGCTGCTGGCGGTGCAGCATGACGCCGCAGAAGATGCCCAGCGCGATGGTGACAAAGGACATGGTTATGGCCGCCGGCAGGTATCCCACCAATTGGCCAAAGGAGACCACCGTTAGCGGCAGCGCGGCCATGATGCCGATGAATCCGCGCGATAGACCATAAAATTTGCGGTTGACCTTGAGGTCTTCGCCGGTGATAAGGGCCATGGCTCCAGAGGCGATGATCGCGGCCAAAATCCACGCGGCCGGCACGTGCCACATGCTAAAAAGCCAGCCCAAGAGGATGGAGACGGGGACGACGATGCCCCACCGCAGGATGGTGTGGGTGTCTACGCTTATTCCCCAGTGCCGTTTAGCCACGTATTCTCCCATCTTCTGCTCGTCCTCGATCGAGTCTAGACCTCCCCGCCGCGGGGTTTATGATCTCCTCATGGATATCGACGTGGCGCAGTGGGCGGTGCTCCTTATGGGAGCGGCGGGGGCAGGCTGGATCGACGCGGTCATTGGCGGGGGRGGSCYCGTGCTTWTTYCSCTATTKCTTKCCGTCGTGCCGGGGCTGGCACCGGCAACGGCGCYGGCCACCAACAAGCTCGCGGCGGTATCGGGCACGGCATCGGCGGCCGTGACCTTGGCGCGCRGGGTGGGCCCGCCGGCAGGAGAGCTCGTTCGCTACGCCCTCATCGCCCTCGTGTGCGCCGGGCTGGGCGCGAGTGTGGCGGCGAATCTAAATAGCGACATCATGCGCCCGCTCATTATCGTGCTGTTAGTGGTGGTGGGCGTCTTCGTGACCTTTAAGCCGAGCTTCGGCACCACCGAGTCACCCGGCATCCGCGGCGGATGGCGCACCTGGGCGGGGCTTGTGGCGGTCGCGGCCMTCTCCTTTTWTKACGGCMTCTTTKGCCCGGGRACCGGCATGTTCCTGATCATGGCCTTTWCCTTTWTCTTCTCCCMGAACTTCTTAAAATCCGCGGCGATGGCCAAGGTGGTCAATACCGCCACGAACCTTGGCGCGCTGGTGACCTTTATCCTTGGCGGCCACGTGTGGTGGACCCTTGGTATCGCGTTGGCCGCCGCCAATATCCTCGGCGCCCAGGTGGGCGCGCGGACGGTGCTCAGCGGCGGGACGAAGTTTATCCGCTATGCCCTGCTTACCTTGGTAGTGGTCATGAGCTGCTATTTATCCTGGCAGCAGTGGGGTTAGGCTACATCCGGTTCTTGGTCCGCGCGGTGGCGATGGCATTCCACGGATCCTCGGGCCACGGGTGCTTGGGGTAGCGTCCGCGCATATCGGCGCGCACCCCGGCGTAGGGGCCGGACCAGAAGCTAGCAAGATCATCGGTGACCGCCAGCGGGCGGCCGGCGGGGGAGAGCAAGTGAAATTGCACGCGGTTGCCGCAGTACTCCGGAGATTCGGCCAGGCCGAAGCACTCCTGCAACTTGATGTGGACCACGGGGCGCTCGCCCGACCAGTCGATTTTGGCATCGCGGCCGGAGGGCACTGGGAGGCGCTGAGGTGCGAGCTCGTCTAAGCGGGTGGCTTCGGGCCAGGGGAGCAGGCGCTGCAGGGCGGGGTACATGTCTATCTTGGCGGTGGGGGTTCCCGCGGCAATCTGGTGCAGCTCGGGCCCGAGCCACTCGGCGGGATCGGCGGKATCGACATCCGGCCACGGRKCGCCGTAGTGCGCGKGCMGGKGGSGGRGCCTATCTTTTAAGCTCTGGGCCTTCTCGCTGAAGGKAAATAAGCCCAGGCCCTCTTCGCGGATGCCGGCGGCTAGGGCTTGCGCAGCGGCATCGCCAGTGACCTTGACCGGGGTTTCGGACAACACAATCGCCCCGGCCGCCCGGACCTTGACCCCGCGCACGCGGCCCCCACGCAGGAAGGCGCGAGTTTCTTCGGTCACGCCGATGGCATCCAGCGCGGCGGATTCTGCGATGCGCGCGGCGGTGCGGATGATGGGGTTTCCGGCATTGGAGAGGGTGACCTCCGCGATGGCGAGCCACGGCGAGCCTGCCAGCCCGGAGTTATCCAGCAGCCGGGCGCGAGTGCCGCTGGCCAGCAGATAGTCTTCACCCACGCGCTTGGCCACCTGCTCGGGATAGGCGGTGGCGACGATCTCGCCGGGGTCTGCGGGGCCGAGATCCTCCACCAGGCGGGACAGGCGCTTGACTTCCTTCTGCGGTGCGGGGCGGCGGGTGAGATCGGTGGTATTGGTGGGGGCATCGGCAAGCGCGGCGATGGTGGGCGCCGCCTGGCTGCCGTGCCGGATAAGGGCCGCGCCGAGGCGGGGRTCGGTGGGCAGGAGGGCGAGCTCCTGCGTCGCGCCAATGCGCTCGAGGGTGGCGCGCGCGGCCGCAAGGGCCTGGGCGGGCGGCGGATCGAGCAGCGGGAAATCCGGGCCCGCGCCCCAACAATCCAAAAACAGCGCAGCCTGCGTGAGATCCGCGGACAGGATCTCCGGAGTGGTGTGCGGGGAAAAGTGTTGGTAATCGTCCTGGGAATAGCAACGAATGACCGTACCTGGCGCCTCACGCCCGGCACGGCCCGCGCGCTGGTCCGCGCTCGACTTCGACGTGGAGACCGTTACCAAACCGGACATACCGCGCTGCGCATCGCGCCGGGGAACGCGGGCCAGCCCCGCATCTACCACCACGCGCACGCCAGGCACCGTCAGCGAAGACTCTGCGATGGATGTCGCCACCACAATGCGCTGCTCATCGGTATAAAGCGCGGCATCCTGCTCCGCGGTGGTCTGCTTGCCGTGCAGCGGGAAAACATTATGGCCCTGCAGCTCCTCGCACACCAGGTTGACCTCGCGCACGCCGGGCACGAAGACCAGCGTGGATTCGTGTTGGCGGGCCGCTTGCTTGGCGATGCCCCCGTAAAACTCCCGCGATCCCGCCGCGCGCCCCGGCTGCGGCGCGTACTGGATATCCAGGGGATAGGTCACCGCCTCGGTGGTGTGGACGGGCGCGCCCATGAGCTGGGAAAAGCGCTGTGCGTCTACCGTGGCGGACATGGCGATGACGCGGAAGTCCTCGCGCAGCTCGGCCAGTTCTAGGCACATGCCGAGCACCAGATCCGTATCCAGCTGGCGCTCGTGGACCTCATCGATGGCTACGGCGGCCACGCCCTCGAGCTCCGGATCCTTTAGCAGGCGGCGCAGCAGCACGCCCGGGGTGACGAATTCGACCTCGCTTCCCGTGCGGGATTCGCCGCGGATGGCGAAACCGACCTTCTCCGGGGTGCCGCTGAGGGTGCTCAAGCGCTGGGCGGCCGCGCGCACGGCCACGCGGCGCGGGGCGGTGACGATGACCTTGCCGCGCCCTGCGGAATGATTGGCTAGTGCTGGTGGCACGAGCGTGGTTTTACCCGTGCCGGGCGGTGCCTGAATGACGACGTTTCCGGTGCGAGGCAGCGAATCGATGGTCTCGGCTACGGGCAGCCCCGCGCCGATGCTGGCGAGATCGAACATTTAGTTGGCGGCCCCAAAACCTTCCACGGGGCCGTCCAAATCCTTGCGCTCCCACGAATCCTCATCGCCGTCCAGCGTGCGCACCACGCGGCCGGGCGTGCCCAGGACCAGCGAATTATCCGGGATATCCTTGGTCACCAGCGTGCCGGCACCAATAACGCAGTTTTCACCAATGGTAACCCCCGGCATGACGGTGGCATTGGCCCCAAACCACGTATTGCGCCCCACGGTGATGGGGTGGGCGATTTCCCACCCGCCCTCGCGCATCGCGTGATCGTTAACGGGGTGGCCCACCGTAATAAACGAGCAATTGGGCCCAATCAGCACGCGGTCCCCGAATGTGACCTTGGCCTGGGCCAATATGCTGCTGCCAAAGTTGATGAAGACGCCTTCCCCACAGACGATATTGCAACCGTATTCCATATTCAGCGGCGCGTGCGCCCCCGGCACGTGTGATTCCTCCGGCAAGATCTCCCGCAAGATTGCCTGCGCCTGCTCCTTATCGGTGTTGTGCAGATCGTTGAACTGCCCAATCAACCCAAAGGTGCGCTGGTGCTCCTTATCGATGTCCCCCATGCCCGGCAGATGCCACTGCCCACCGGTCATTCGCTCCCAAGTGCCGTAGCGTTGCAGGTCGTGCAGCTTCTGTTCATCCATGGTGGCCATTGTAGAGGGCGCGTGGCCTAACCGATTAGCGGTTAGGGTGGAGGCATGCTTTTTGATTCGCTGCCGCGGCCGAATGCGTACGTCGCGCCGGGCGTGGGGCACGTGCCGGGATGGGTGGGCATCGGCAAGCAAAAGGCCCTGGTAGAAGAGACACGGGAGATCGCTCGCGCGTATGCGCATACGCCGATGGCGATGGTGCAGCCGCGGCTGAAATCGGGTGGGCAGATGAGCGTATTTCAGCTGCATCTTGGCCGGTATTGGCATTATCCCAGCTACCGGTACGTGGACAATATGGAAGGCACGCGGGTGCCGCCGGTACCGGATAGCCTGCGGGAATTGGCCCCGGCGGCGCTGCGACAGGCGGCCCAGATTGCCCCGGAGCTGGAACCATGGGTGGATAACTTCGTGCCGGAGATGGCGCTGGTGAATTATTATCCGCCCGGCTCGGCGATGGGCATGCACGTAGATGACTCTGAGGAATCGCCCGCGCCCGTGATTTCGCTTTCGATTGGGGATGAGGCCCTCTTCCGCATAGGCCAT
This is a stretch of genomic DNA from Corynebacterium accolens. It encodes these proteins:
- a CDS encoding TSUP family transporter, with translation MDIDVAQWAVLLMGAAGAGWIDAVIGGGGXVLXXLXLXVVPGLAPATAXATNKLAAVSGTASAAVTLARXVGPPAGELVRYALIALVCAGLGASVAANLNSDIMRPLIIVLLVVVGVFVTFKPSFGTTESPGIRGGWRTWAGLVAVAAJSFXXGJFXPGTGMFLIMAFXFXFSXNFLKSAAMAKVVNTATNLGALVTFILGGHVWWTLGIALAAANILGAQVGARTVLSGGTKFIRYALLTLVVVMSCYLSWQQWG
- a CDS encoding sugar O-acetyltransferase codes for the protein MATMDEQKLHDLQRYGTWERMTGGQWHLPGMGDIDKEHQRTFGLIGQFNDLHNTDKEQAQAILREILPEESHVPGAHAPLNMEYGCNIVCGEGVFINFGSSILAQAKVTFGDRVLIGPNCSFITVGHPVNDHAMREGGWEIAHPITVGRNTWFGANATVMPGVTIGENCVIGAGTLVTKDIPDNSLVLGTPGRVVRTLDGDEDSWERKDLDGPVEGFGAAN
- a CDS encoding alpha-ketoglutarate-dependent dioxygenase AlkB family protein yields the protein MLFDSLPRPNAYVAPGVGHVPGWVGIGKQKALVEETREIARAYAHTPMAMVQPRLKSGGQMSVFQLHLGRYWHYPSYRYVDNMEGTRVPPVPDSLRELAPAALRQAAQIAPELEPWVDNFVPEMALVNYYPPGSAMGMHVDDSEESPAPVISLSIGDEALFRIGHTENRTKPWDDVTLCSGDLVVFGGPKRFAYHGVVRVNDGTLPEGCGLQEGRINITIRQVSASAVG